The proteins below are encoded in one region of Neisseria macacae ATCC 33926:
- a CDS encoding thymidylate synthase, whose amino-acid sequence MKAYLDLMRHVLENGTDKSDRTGTGTRSVFGYQMRFDLSQGFPLLTTKKLHLRSIIHELLWFLKGDTNIKYLKDNNVSIWDEWADENGDLGPVYGYQWRSWPAPDGRHIDQIANVVEQIKKNPDSRRLIVSAWNPALVDEMALPPCHALFQFYVANSKLSCQLYQRSADIFLGVPFNIASYALLTMMIAQVCGLEAGEFIHTLGDAHLYSNHFEQAKLQLSRDTRTLPVMKINPEVKDLFAFKFKDFELEGYDPHPHIKAAVAV is encoded by the coding sequence ATGAAAGCCTACCTCGATTTAATGCGCCACGTTCTCGAAAACGGTACCGATAAATCCGACCGTACCGGTACAGGCACTCGTTCGGTGTTCGGCTATCAAATGCGCTTCGATTTGAGTCAAGGCTTTCCGCTGCTGACCACCAAAAAGCTGCACTTACGCTCGATTATCCATGAGCTGCTTTGGTTTCTCAAAGGCGATACCAACATCAAATATTTGAAAGATAATAATGTTTCCATTTGGGACGAATGGGCGGACGAAAACGGCGACTTGGGGCCTGTGTACGGCTACCAATGGCGCAGTTGGCCTGCTCCCGACGGCCGCCATATCGACCAAATTGCCAACGTCGTGGAGCAAATCAAGAAAAACCCCGATTCCCGCCGCCTGATTGTGTCGGCATGGAATCCCGCGCTGGTGGATGAAATGGCATTGCCGCCCTGCCATGCGCTGTTTCAGTTTTACGTTGCCAACAGCAAATTGTCCTGCCAGCTTTACCAACGCAGCGCGGACATTTTCCTCGGTGTACCGTTCAACATTGCCAGTTACGCGCTGTTGACCATGATGATTGCCCAAGTCTGCGGGTTGGAGGCGGGCGAATTTATCCATACCTTGGGTGATGCGCATCTGTACAGCAACCATTTCGAACAGGCAAAACTGCAATTGAGCCGCGACACTCGCACGCTGCCGGTGATGAAAATCAATCCGGAAGTCAAAGACTTGTTTGCATTTAAGTTTAAAGATTTCGAGTTGGAAGGCTACGACCCGCATCCGCACATCAAGGCCGCCGTGGCGGTGTAG
- the gdhA gene encoding NADP-specific glutamate dehydrogenase: protein MTDLNALFANLKQRNPNQEPFHQAVEEVFMSLGPFLAKNPKYTQQNLLERIVEPERVIMFRVTWVDDKGQVQVNRGYRIQMSSAIGPYKGGLRFHPTVDLGVLKFLAFEQVFKNALTTLPMGGGKGGSDFDPKGKSDAEVMRFCQAFMNELYRHIGPNTDVPAGDIGVGGREIGFLFGQYKKIRNEFASVLTGKGLEWGGSLIRPEATGYGTVYFAQSMLQTRGDSIEGKRVLISGSGNVAQYAAEKAIQLGAKVLTVSDSNGFVLFPDSGMTEDQLAALIELKEVRRERVSTYAKEQGLKYFENQKPWGVAAEVALPCATQNELDEEAAKTLLANGCYVVAEGANMPSTLGAVDQFVKAGILYAPGKASNAGGVATSGLEMSQNAVRLAWSREEVDQRLFDIMQSIHESCLKYGTENGKTNYVNGANIAGFVKVADAMLAQGIV from the coding sequence ATGACCGATTTGAACGCCTTGTTTGCCAACCTCAAACAACGTAACCCCAATCAAGAGCCGTTTCACCAAGCGGTTGAAGAAGTATTCATGAGCTTGGGCCCGTTTTTGGCAAAAAACCCGAAATACACCCAACAAAACCTGCTTGAACGCATCGTCGAACCTGAGCGCGTCATTATGTTCCGCGTCACTTGGGTGGACGACAAAGGACAAGTCCAAGTCAACCGCGGCTACCGTATTCAAATGAGCTCCGCCATCGGTCCTTACAAAGGCGGCTTGCGCTTCCACCCGACCGTCGATTTGGGCGTATTGAAATTCCTCGCCTTTGAACAAGTGTTCAAAAACGCCTTGACCACCCTGCCTATGGGCGGCGGCAAAGGCGGATCCGACTTCGACCCCAAAGGCAAATCCGACGCCGAAGTGATGCGTTTCTGCCAAGCCTTTATGAACGAACTCTACCGCCACATCGGTCCGAACACCGACGTACCTGCTGGAGACATCGGCGTAGGCGGCCGCGAAATCGGTTTCCTCTTCGGTCAATACAAAAAAATCCGCAACGAATTTGCCTCCGTCCTGACCGGCAAAGGCCTCGAATGGGGCGGCAGCCTTATCCGTCCGGAAGCGACCGGCTACGGCACCGTGTACTTCGCCCAATCCATGCTGCAAACGCGCGGCGATTCGATTGAAGGCAAACGCGTGCTGATTTCCGGCTCCGGCAACGTCGCGCAATACGCCGCCGAAAAAGCCATCCAGCTGGGCGCGAAAGTGCTGACCGTTTCCGACTCCAACGGCTTCGTCCTCTTCCCCGACAGCGGCATGACCGAAGACCAACTCGCCGCACTTATCGAGCTGAAAGAAGTCCGCCGCGAACGTGTTTCCACCTATGCCAAAGAACAAGGTTTGAAATACTTTGAAAACCAAAAACCGTGGGGCGTTGCCGCCGAAGTCGCCCTGCCCTGCGCGACCCAAAACGAATTGGATGAAGAAGCCGCCAAAACCCTGCTGGCAAACGGCTGCTACGTCGTTGCCGAAGGTGCGAACATGCCTTCTACTTTGGGCGCGGTCGATCAGTTCGTCAAAGCGGGCATCCTGTATGCACCGGGCAAAGCCTCCAACGCCGGCGGCGTGGCAACTTCAGGCTTGGAAATGAGCCAAAACGCCGTCCGTCTGGCTTGGAGCCGCGAAGAAGTTGACCAACGCCTGTTCGACATCATGCAAAGCATCCACGAATCCTGCCTGAAATACGGCACTGAAAACGGCAAAACCAACTACGTCAACGGCGCGAACATCGCCGGTTTCGTCAAAGTCGCCGATGCGATGCTGGCGCAAGGCATTGTGTAA
- a CDS encoding site-2 protease family protein — translation MFGNFDFSYVLLAIPPVMLSLVMREIARGYVAYRCGDPTALQFGRLTLNPMAHIDLIGTIIVPALSLALTPFVYGWVRPIPINARNFKNVRSARRWIAVAGPVTNLILVYFWAMLSFLGGAVPEAYVDPLMIMTQFGMTINIVLIVINLLPILPLDGGVILDSFLNAKWSMKFRQIEPYGTWIVLALLLTGALSGLIDLFSLMIGSSVSIFAALILAGIADLVK, via the coding sequence ATGTTTGGAAACTTTGATTTCAGTTATGTGCTGCTTGCTATCCCACCGGTGATGCTTTCCTTGGTCATGCGTGAGATTGCACGCGGTTATGTTGCATATCGCTGTGGCGACCCCACCGCATTACAATTCGGACGGTTGACATTAAATCCGATGGCGCATATCGATTTGATAGGAACAATCATCGTACCTGCATTGAGCCTGGCGTTAACACCGTTTGTTTACGGCTGGGTACGCCCCATACCGATTAATGCCCGCAATTTTAAGAATGTGCGCAGCGCGCGGAGATGGATTGCAGTTGCCGGTCCGGTAACCAATCTGATTCTGGTGTATTTCTGGGCGATGCTCTCGTTTTTAGGTGGCGCTGTCCCTGAGGCGTATGTTGACCCATTAATGATCATGACCCAGTTTGGTATGACAATCAATATAGTTTTGATCGTCATTAACCTGCTTCCGATTTTGCCGCTCGATGGTGGCGTCATTCTTGACTCTTTCCTCAATGCAAAATGGTCTATGAAGTTTCGTCAAATCGAACCTTATGGAACATGGATTGTTTTGGCTTTGCTTCTTACGGGCGCGTTGTCGGGTTTGATTGACTTATTTTCTCTGATGATAGGGAGTTCAGTCTCTATCTTTGCCGCATTGATTTTGGCAGGTATAGCCGACTTAGTAAAATAG
- a CDS encoding LapA family protein, with protein sequence MKLIYTIIKVIILLLFLLLAVINTDSVAFHYLPGQKADLPLIVVLFGAFVIGIVFGMFALFGRLLALRSENNRLRAEVKKHAHLSEKDLAAPVPQQPAPQTTTPAKQPVQTPKP encoded by the coding sequence ATGAAACTGATTTATACCATTATCAAAGTCATCATTTTATTATTGTTTTTACTGCTCGCCGTCATCAATACCGACAGCGTCGCCTTCCACTACCTGCCCGGTCAGAAAGCCGATTTACCGCTGATTGTCGTCCTCTTCGGCGCATTTGTCATCGGCATCGTGTTCGGCATGTTCGCCCTGTTCGGCAGACTTTTGGCGCTGCGCAGCGAAAACAACCGCCTGCGTGCCGAAGTCAAAAAACACGCGCATTTGAGCGAAAAAGACCTTGCCGCCCCCGTACCGCAGCAACCTGCGCCGCAAACGACGACCCCTGCCAAACAACCCGTACAAACGCCCAAGCCTTAA
- the lapB gene encoding lipopolysaccharide assembly protein LapB — translation MDNELWVILLPITLLPVFFAMGWFAARIDMKTVLKQAKSVPAGFYKSLDALVDRNSGRAARELAEVIDQQPQSYDLNLTLGKLYRQRGENDKAINMHQALLDSPDTVNKKRARVLFELAQNYQSAGLVDRAEQIFIGLQEGNMAREARQHLLSIYQQDRDWEKAIETAQLLSHDEQTYQFEIAQFYCELAQTALFKSNLDAARYNVQKALDANKKCARANMILGDIETKQGNFPAAVEAYGAIEQQNHAYLSMVGEKLYEAYAAQGKQEEGLNRLIGYMQTFPDLDLINVIYEKALLLKGESEAAQLAIDLVRQKPDLNGVYRLLGLKISDMNPAWKADADMMRSVIGRQLQRSVMYRCRNCHFKSQVFFWHCPACNKWETFTPNKIEV, via the coding sequence ATGGACAACGAATTGTGGGTCATCCTCCTGCCCATTACCCTTTTGCCCGTCTTCTTTGCCATGGGCTGGTTTGCCGCCCGCATTGACATGAAAACCGTGTTAAAACAGGCGAAAAGCGTGCCTGCCGGCTTTTACAAAAGTCTGGACGCATTGGTTGACCGCAACAGCGGCCGTGCTGCCCGCGAACTGGCGGAAGTCATCGACCAGCAGCCGCAGTCTTACGACCTCAACCTGACCTTGGGCAAACTCTACCGTCAGCGCGGCGAAAACGACAAAGCCATCAATATGCACCAAGCCCTGCTCGACTCGCCCGATACCGTCAACAAAAAACGCGCGCGGGTATTGTTCGAACTCGCGCAAAACTACCAAAGCGCAGGCTTGGTTGACCGTGCCGAACAAATCTTCATCGGCTTGCAGGAAGGCAACATGGCGCGTGAAGCCCGTCAACACCTGCTCAGCATCTACCAGCAAGACCGCGACTGGGAAAAAGCCATCGAAACCGCGCAACTCCTCAGCCACGATGAGCAGACCTACCAATTTGAAATTGCACAGTTTTATTGCGAACTTGCCCAAACCGCGCTGTTCAAATCCAATCTTGACGCCGCCCGTTACAACGTCCAAAAAGCCTTGGACGCCAACAAAAAATGCGCCCGCGCCAACATGATTTTGGGCGACATCGAAACCAAACAGGGCAATTTCCCCGCCGCTGTCGAAGCATACGGCGCCATCGAGCAGCAAAACCATGCCTACCTGAGCATGGTCGGCGAAAAACTCTACGAAGCCTACGCCGCCCAAGGCAAACAGGAAGAAGGGCTGAACCGGCTCATCGGTTACATGCAGACTTTCCCCGATTTAGACCTCATCAACGTCATTTACGAAAAAGCCCTGCTGCTCAAAGGCGAAAGCGAAGCCGCCCAACTTGCCATCGACCTCGTGCGTCAAAAACCCGACCTCAACGGCGTATACCGCCTGCTCGGTTTGAAAATCAGCGACATGAATCCCGCATGGAAAGCCGACGCCGACATGATGCGTTCCGTCATCGGCCGCCAACTCCAACGCAGCGTCATGTACCGCTGCCGCAACTGCCACTTCAAATCCCAAGTCTTCTTCTGGCACTGCCCTGCCTGCAATAAATGGGAAACCTTCACGCCCAATAAAATCGAAGTGTGA
- the nagZ gene encoding beta-N-acetylhexosaminidase, producing the protein MNAPHSIPRGPVMADVAAYCLTEEEKQRLLDPSIGGVILFRRNFQNVGQLKALVQEIKALRTPELIIAVDHEGGRVQRFIEGFTRLPAMNTLGQIWNAEGEAAAKEKAEQVGWVLATELTACGIDLSFTPVLDLDWGTCPVIGNRSFHRNADTVTQLALALQKGLNRGGMKSCGKHFPGHGFVEGDSHLVQPEDMRSLAELEAADMIPFRALSSAGMAAVMPAHVVYPQIDGNPAGFSEKWLKQILRQDIGFKGVIFSDDLTMEGAGAAGGIKERANASFTAGCDIVLVCNRPDLVDELRDGFQIPVNPDLASRWQYMANTLGKEAAQAVMQTLDFQAAQAMTAQLATPKDTAGGVKVGEAF; encoded by the coding sequence ATGAACGCTCCCCATTCCATCCCGCGCGGTCCCGTTATGGCAGACGTCGCTGCCTATTGTCTGACCGAGGAAGAAAAACAACGCCTGCTCGATCCGTCTATCGGTGGCGTCATCCTGTTTCGCCGCAACTTCCAAAACGTCGGGCAGCTCAAAGCCCTGGTTCAAGAAATCAAAGCACTGCGCACGCCCGAACTCATCATCGCCGTCGATCACGAAGGCGGCAGGGTGCAACGCTTTATCGAAGGCTTCACCCGACTGCCCGCCATGAACACTTTAGGGCAGATTTGGAATGCCGAAGGCGAAGCCGCCGCCAAAGAAAAAGCCGAGCAGGTCGGCTGGGTATTGGCGACGGAACTGACCGCCTGCGGCATAGACCTCTCCTTCACGCCCGTCCTCGACCTCGATTGGGGAACATGCCCCGTCATCGGCAACCGCAGCTTCCACCGCAACGCTGACACTGTGACCCAACTTGCCCTTGCCCTGCAAAAAGGTCTGAACCGAGGCGGCATGAAATCCTGCGGCAAACATTTCCCCGGACACGGATTCGTCGAAGGCGACAGCCATTTGGTGCAACCCGAAGACATGCGCAGCCTTGCCGAACTCGAAGCCGCCGACATGATTCCGTTCCGCGCCTTAAGCAGCGCAGGCATGGCGGCGGTCATGCCCGCCCACGTCGTTTATCCGCAAATTGACGGCAATCCCGCCGGTTTCTCTGAAAAATGGCTCAAACAAATCCTGCGCCAAGACATCGGATTTAAAGGCGTTATCTTTTCAGACGACCTCACGATGGAAGGCGCAGGCGCAGCGGGCGGCATCAAAGAACGTGCAAACGCTTCCTTTACGGCAGGCTGCGACATCGTCCTTGTCTGCAACCGTCCCGACCTCGTGGACGAACTGCGCGACGGCTTCCAAATCCCCGTAAATCCCGATTTGGCAAGCCGCTGGCAATACATGGCGAACACATTGGGCAAGGAAGCCGCCCAAGCCGTGATGCAAACGCTCGATTTCCAAGCCGCCCAAGCCATGACCGCGCAACTTGCCACGCCTAAAGACACCGCCGGCGGCGTGAAAGTCGGCGAAGCGTTTTAA
- the ilvE gene encoding branched-chain-amino-acid transaminase, producing MSRPVPAVFGSIFHAQMPVIAHKDGKWQPTEWQTSSDLTLAPGAHALHYGSECFEGLKAFRQANGKIVLFRPTANIARMQQSADILHLPRPETEAYLNALIELVKRAADEIPDAPAALYLRPTLIGTDPVIGKAGSPSETALLYILASPVGDYFKAGSPVKILVETEHIRCAPHMGRVKCGGNYASAMPWVLKAKAEHGANQVLFCPNGDVQETGASNFILIKGNEIITKPLTDEFLHGVTRDSVLTVAKDLGYTVSERNFTVDELKAAVEEGAEAILTGTAAVISPVTSFVIDGKEIEVKSQERGYALRKALTDIQYGLAEDKHGWLVEVC from the coding sequence ATGAGCAGACCCGTACCCGCCGTGTTCGGCAGCATCTTCCACGCCCAAATGCCCGTTATCGCCCACAAGGACGGCAAATGGCAGCCGACCGAATGGCAAACTTCCTCAGACCTCACCCTCGCGCCCGGCGCGCACGCCCTGCATTACGGCAGCGAATGCTTTGAAGGTTTAAAAGCATTCCGTCAGGCAAACGGCAAAATCGTCTTGTTCCGCCCGACGGCAAACATCGCCCGTATGCAGCAAAGCGCAGATATTTTGCACCTGCCGCGCCCCGAAACCGAAGCCTATCTGAATGCCCTGATCGAATTGGTCAAACGCGCCGCCGACGAAATTCCCGATGCGCCTGCCGCGCTGTATCTGCGCCCGACGCTCATCGGTACCGACCCCGTTATCGGCAAAGCCGGTTCGCCGTCCGAAACTGCGCTGCTCTATATCCTCGCGTCTCCGGTCGGCGACTATTTCAAAGCCGGTTCACCCGTGAAAATTTTGGTTGAAACCGAACACATCCGCTGCGCACCGCACATGGGCCGCGTCAAATGCGGCGGCAACTACGCCTCCGCCATGCCTTGGGTGTTGAAGGCAAAAGCCGAACACGGTGCAAACCAAGTCCTGTTCTGCCCGAACGGCGACGTACAGGAAACCGGCGCGTCCAACTTTATCCTGATTAAAGGCAACGAAATCATCACCAAACCGTTGACCGACGAATTCCTCCACGGCGTAACCCGTGATTCTGTACTGACCGTCGCCAAAGACTTAGGCTACACCGTTAGCGAACGCAACTTCACCGTGGACGAACTCAAAGCCGCAGTCGAAGAGGGCGCGGAAGCGATTCTGACCGGTACCGCCGCCGTCATTTCGCCCGTAACCTCTTTTGTCATCGACGGCAAAGAAATCGAAGTGAAAAGCCAAGAACGCGGCTACGCTTTGCGCAAAGCCTTGACCGACATCCAATACGGTTTGGCGGAAGACAAACATGGCTGGTTGGTTGAAGTGTGCTGA
- a CDS encoding right-handed parallel beta-helix repeat-containing protein has protein sequence MSTKTTYSFFNLGQTRVHTKSQTSQSNHAVAASQDHAGHAPSALNKLIYDHSFGGLNLAAALPKQLRGQDKIFGLQHTPSADTAAVNTSKNTKPAPVADRSKLTSKEMAIMSQVLRADVVARKQAEAQAAKEQVMAKYQAARQAAVAAAAARHAEAMEKAKAAAAVRQAEALEKAKAASAARQAEALEKSKAAHAAKQAEIAAKTKAILAEKQAAEKAQHTENDVAHHHQTNGKAAHSAPAVTVAHKHEDNQAGDNKETARHNTSKSNEAHTARQAEHQANHQDEVKEGEVSNYTVHQSKEFGRYIDVNDFGADPTGKKDSLAAIKAALTAAHKEKAMLFMDGTYYISDQIVINGNNSGVKGIFGSGMGKTLITFDKAQVGVFNPNTNHDDIRAFAGILVDGQSHKTIANLSVKYTNPDFYRKGLSYFGKVSGILVNDADHTLISKVEVSGVNRAGVMFTSTDALVREAGKSQTYKARVQSGEINEQYDHLPLGENNRIVDSYLHHNRVAGAMVGYQKNFVGEGNRLEWNGHEADGGTGYGMTAMAGSYNYGITFRNNTTDHNYRKGLDVHDGTGIVIENNVLNGDRLYGIAAYNRQFSMDNVKIKDNVITQDPNFRLYMDDDLGRYYHMYSGIQVQTNTQLRDLHTADKGYYDISGNTIKNLAVYQNHIQTYGIEFRNHENKMDYTLNITDNKIDGESTKYLMAVINNTYDHVSKHDGIGTGTINISDNTANIGKIAPGAVPFYFEEHRSDVPLHGSITLNNNNITVREESAGYREFAYMRTNAKEYNVTNNTLSLHGKLNDAIVDVNSTGDGVGKATLNVANNTLHTDIKGKLYATWLKHEADVDTFAGSNTHNGDQLKDVNTTDKDIALSDVLGHVHNKVEAIHDTVYANHPKYPTMIDDQTYHNGIL, from the coding sequence ATGTCAACTAAAACCACGTACTCTTTCTTCAATCTCGGACAAACAAGAGTTCACACTAAAAGTCAAACTTCTCAATCTAATCATGCAGTAGCCGCAAGCCAAGATCATGCCGGCCATGCTCCTTCTGCATTGAACAAATTGATTTACGACCATTCTTTTGGCGGTCTGAATCTGGCAGCAGCCCTCCCTAAACAATTGAGGGGACAGGATAAAATTTTTGGTCTGCAACATACGCCCTCTGCCGATACTGCCGCAGTCAATACTTCAAAAAATACCAAACCGGCGCCGGTTGCCGACCGCAGTAAATTAACCAGCAAAGAAATGGCCATCATGTCTCAGGTTCTCCGTGCTGATGTTGTTGCACGCAAACAGGCAGAAGCTCAAGCAGCCAAAGAGCAGGTCATGGCAAAATACCAAGCTGCCAGACAGGCAGCTGTTGCCGCCGCCGCTGCAAGACATGCAGAAGCTATGGAAAAGGCAAAAGCCGCCGCTGCAGTACGTCAAGCCGAAGCCTTGGAAAAAGCCAAAGCAGCATCGGCAGCAAGACAGGCTGAAGCGTTAGAAAAATCAAAAGCCGCACATGCAGCCAAACAAGCGGAAATTGCCGCTAAAACCAAAGCAATCCTGGCTGAAAAACAGGCTGCCGAGAAAGCGCAACATACTGAAAATGATGTCGCACACCATCATCAAACCAACGGTAAAGCGGCACATTCAGCACCAGCGGTAACGGTTGCCCACAAACATGAAGACAATCAGGCTGGTGACAATAAAGAAACGGCTCGACACAATACTTCAAAATCCAATGAAGCCCATACTGCCAGGCAGGCTGAACATCAAGCCAATCATCAAGATGAAGTAAAAGAAGGGGAGGTTTCCAACTACACCGTTCATCAATCGAAAGAATTTGGCAGATACATCGACGTCAATGATTTTGGCGCAGATCCGACCGGGAAAAAAGACAGCTTGGCAGCCATCAAAGCGGCATTGACTGCGGCACACAAAGAAAAAGCCATGCTGTTCATGGACGGTACTTACTATATTTCCGATCAAATTGTCATCAATGGCAATAATTCAGGTGTCAAAGGTATTTTTGGTTCAGGCATGGGTAAAACGCTGATCACCTTTGATAAAGCGCAGGTCGGTGTGTTCAACCCCAATACCAATCACGATGATATTCGCGCATTTGCCGGTATTTTGGTGGATGGACAAAGCCATAAAACGATTGCGAATCTTTCTGTTAAATATACCAATCCGGACTTTTACCGGAAGGGCTTGAGCTACTTCGGAAAAGTCAGCGGCATTTTGGTCAACGATGCCGATCATACTTTAATCAGCAAAGTCGAAGTATCCGGAGTCAACCGTGCCGGTGTGATGTTTACATCGACTGATGCATTGGTTCGGGAAGCAGGTAAGAGCCAAACTTACAAAGCACGCGTCCAAAGCGGTGAAATCAACGAACAATATGACCATCTGCCTTTGGGTGAGAACAACCGTATTGTCGACTCTTATCTGCACCACAACCGTGTTGCCGGCGCGATGGTCGGATATCAAAAGAACTTTGTCGGCGAAGGCAATAGATTGGAGTGGAACGGTCACGAGGCTGATGGCGGTACAGGTTATGGCATGACTGCCATGGCAGGCAGCTACAACTACGGCATTACTTTCCGCAACAATACGACCGACCATAACTACCGTAAAGGTTTGGATGTGCATGATGGCACCGGTATCGTTATCGAAAACAATGTCTTAAATGGCGACCGTCTGTATGGTATCGCTGCCTACAACCGCCAATTTTCCATGGATAACGTGAAAATTAAAGACAACGTTATTACGCAAGACCCGAATTTCCGTCTTTATATGGATGATGATTTAGGTAGGTATTACCATATGTATTCCGGCATCCAAGTGCAAACCAATACCCAATTGCGCGATTTGCATACGGCGGATAAAGGTTATTACGACATCAGCGGCAATACCATTAAAAATTTGGCAGTGTACCAAAACCACATCCAAACTTATGGCATCGAATTCCGTAACCATGAAAACAAAATGGATTACACGCTGAATATTACCGACAACAAAATCGACGGTGAGTCCACCAAATACCTGATGGCAGTGATTAACAACACATATGATCATGTCAGCAAACACGACGGTATCGGTACGGGCACCATCAATATCAGCGACAATACTGCCAATATCGGAAAAATTGCACCGGGAGCCGTGCCGTTCTATTTTGAAGAACACCGCTCGGATGTCCCCCTGCATGGTTCGATAACGTTAAACAACAACAATATTACCGTTCGCGAAGAGTCGGCCGGTTATCGTGAATTCGCCTATATGCGTACCAATGCCAAAGAGTACAACGTGACCAACAATACGTTGTCTCTCCACGGCAAACTGAACGATGCCATTGTGGATGTCAACAGTACCGGTGACGGCGTAGGAAAAGCCACGTTGAATGTTGCCAACAATACCCTGCATACCGACATCAAAGGCAAACTGTATGCGACTTGGTTGAAGCATGAGGCAGATGTCGATACCTTTGCCGGCAGCAATACCCATAATGGCGACCAATTGAAAGATGTGAATACAACCGATAAGGACATCGCGCTTTCTGATGTATTGGGTCATGTGCATAACAAAGTTGAAGCAATCCACGATACTGTTTATGCCAACCACCCGAAATATCCGACCATGATTGATGATCAGACTTACCATAACGGCATTTTGTAA
- the dusB gene encoding tRNA dihydrouridine synthase DusB — protein sequence MRIGGYIIDNPIALAPMAGITDKPFRRLCRDFGAGWAVCEMLTSDPTLRNTRKTLRRSDFADEGGIVAVQIAGSDPQQMADAARYNVSLGAQVIDINMGCPAKKVCNVQAGSALMQNEPLVAAILEAVVRAVDVPVTLKTRLGWHDDHKNLPAIARIAEDRGIAALAVHGRTRTQMYKGEAAYDLIAETKGRLKIPVWVNGDITSPQKAAAVLKQTAADGIMIGRGAQGRPWLFRDLKHYAEHGVLPPALSLAECNDTILNHIRAMHAFYGEVAGVRIARKHIGWYIDEMPDGEQTRRDINRLDSAAAQYDTLAAYLEALSEKTDRWVCDYREG from the coding sequence ATGCGCATCGGCGGCTACATTATCGACAATCCCATTGCACTCGCCCCGATGGCGGGCATTACGGACAAACCGTTCCGCCGACTTTGCCGAGATTTTGGCGCAGGTTGGGCGGTGTGCGAAATGCTGACCAGCGACCCGACGCTTAGAAATACCAGAAAGACCCTGCGCCGCAGCGATTTTGCCGATGAGGGCGGCATCGTTGCCGTCCAGATTGCCGGCAGTGATCCGCAGCAGATGGCGGATGCCGCGCGTTACAACGTCAGCCTCGGGGCGCAGGTTATCGACATCAACATGGGCTGTCCCGCCAAAAAAGTCTGCAATGTTCAAGCCGGCAGCGCGCTGATGCAAAACGAGCCGCTGGTTGCCGCCATTCTCGAAGCCGTCGTCCGCGCGGTGGACGTTCCCGTTACCCTCAAAACCCGTTTGGGCTGGCACGACGACCACAAAAACCTGCCTGCCATCGCCCGTATCGCCGAAGATCGCGGCATTGCCGCCCTTGCCGTCCACGGACGCACACGCACGCAAATGTATAAAGGCGAAGCGGCTTATGATCTGATTGCCGAGACCAAAGGTCGTCTGAAAATCCCCGTCTGGGTCAACGGCGACATCACTTCGCCGCAAAAAGCCGCCGCCGTCCTCAAACAAACCGCCGCCGACGGCATCATGATAGGGCGCGGCGCACAAGGCAGGCCGTGGCTCTTCCGCGATTTGAAACATTATGCCGAACACGGCGTTTTGCCGCCTGCCTTGAGCTTGGCAGAATGCAACGACACCATTTTGAACCACATCCGCGCCATGCACGCGTTTTATGGCGAAGTCGCCGGCGTGCGCATCGCCCGCAAACACATAGGCTGGTACATCGACGAAATGCCCGACGGCGAGCAGACACGCCGGGACATCAACCGCTTGGACAGCGCAGCGGCACAATACGATACCCTTGCCGCCTATCTTGAGGCGCTTTCGGAGAAAACCGACCGCTGGGTGTGTGATTATCGTGAAGGTTAG